Proteins encoded in a region of the Veillonella parvula genome:
- a CDS encoding ABC transporter ATP-binding protein, which translates to MGYISVRNVHKEFMKDGEPLTILENINLDIERGEFICLLGPSGSGKSTLLNAMAGFELVTSGSVTIDGAEVKAPQLRYVTVFQNYGLLPWRTVESNIELGLESKNVPKEERPAIIDKYVKMVGLDHARNRYPAELSGGMQQRVSIARALAVDPDIIFMDEPLGALDALTRINLQDEISRICREEGKTVVFVTHDIEEAVVLADRVVVLAANPGRVQTIIPVNLIDRTDRTSASFVNIRNHIFEQFQLAKEDKIEFYI; encoded by the coding sequence ATGGGTTACATTTCGGTGCGCAATGTACACAAGGAATTTATGAAAGATGGAGAACCGCTCACCATCCTTGAAAATATTAATCTGGACATTGAACGAGGTGAATTTATTTGTCTCTTAGGTCCTTCCGGGTCAGGTAAAAGTACGCTTTTAAATGCTATGGCAGGCTTTGAGCTCGTTACTTCGGGCTCCGTTACCATCGACGGCGCGGAGGTGAAAGCACCTCAACTGCGGTATGTAACGGTCTTTCAAAATTACGGACTGTTGCCGTGGCGAACGGTGGAAAGCAATATTGAACTGGGCCTTGAAAGTAAGAATGTGCCTAAGGAAGAGAGACCTGCTATCATCGACAAATACGTGAAAATGGTGGGGCTCGACCATGCGCGCAATCGCTATCCGGCGGAGTTGTCCGGCGGGATGCAGCAACGTGTATCCATTGCGCGGGCGTTGGCGGTCGATCCGGACATTATCTTCATGGATGAGCCACTAGGGGCCCTCGATGCGTTGACACGCATCAATTTACAGGATGAAATCTCCCGTATCTGCCGTGAAGAGGGTAAAACGGTCGTATTCGTTACGCATGATATCGAAGAGGCGGTGGTTCTTGCGGATCGCGTCGTAGTGCTCGCTGCTAATCCGGGACGGGTGCAAACCATTATCCCCGTCAATCTCATCGATAGGACGGACCGGACCTCGGCGTCCTTCGTCAATATTCGAAACCACATATTTGAACAATTCCAACTCGCCAAAGAAGACAAAATCGAGTTTTATATATAA
- a CDS encoding ABC transporter permease codes for MKKYTYVPGSFIAAWLIWELIIRLGGFNEALLPTPYKVLLGFGELIGDGVLFKDVADSLVRFFIGYIISVVAGVFLGLILGWYKGIWNYINPIVQVIRPISPVAWLPFIVLFFGIGQAPAIVIIFIAAFFPVLLSTVSAIQNIDPVYIKVARNFGIKQPELLFKIVLPAVFPGIASGLHIALGTAWIFLVTGEMVGSQTGLGFLIIDMRNNLRNDLLMVAILTIGFVGLLLDWGVSLIEKWIYRRWGIEK; via the coding sequence ATGAAGAAATATACATATGTGCCAGGCTCATTTATCGCAGCGTGGCTAATTTGGGAATTAATCATTCGCCTCGGCGGATTTAACGAAGCCTTGCTGCCGACGCCATACAAAGTGTTGCTCGGCTTTGGGGAGCTCATCGGAGACGGCGTGTTATTCAAGGATGTTGCGGACAGTTTGGTGCGCTTTTTCATAGGCTATATCATTTCCGTCGTAGCCGGCGTGTTTTTAGGACTTATTTTAGGCTGGTATAAGGGCATTTGGAATTATATCAATCCCATCGTTCAGGTGATTCGTCCCATTTCACCGGTGGCATGGTTGCCGTTTATCGTACTGTTCTTTGGTATCGGACAGGCGCCGGCCATCGTCATCATCTTTATCGCGGCGTTTTTCCCGGTTCTATTGTCCACGGTGTCCGCGATTCAGAATATCGACCCCGTATACATCAAGGTGGCTCGAAATTTTGGTATCAAGCAGCCGGAACTGTTATTTAAAATTGTATTGCCCGCCGTGTTTCCCGGTATTGCATCGGGACTTCACATCGCGCTCGGAACGGCGTGGATCTTCCTGGTGACGGGGGAAATGGTAGGTTCCCAGACGGGGCTTGGATTCCTCATCATCGATATGCGGAATAATTTGCGTAACGATCTTCTGATGGTGGCGATTTTGACGATTGGATTCGTGGGACTTTTGCTCGATTGGGGCGTATCCCTCATCGAAAAATGGATTTATAGACGTTGGGGCATTGAAAAATAG
- a CDS encoding ABC transporter substrate-binding protein, giving the protein MKKFWYLFIAIVLLIVSGLAYGYHEHSKPKTAQELKTVRVAYLPITHALPVFAMKELETADGPVHVELVKYGSWPELMDALNTGKVDAAAVLVELGVKAREQGIDVRAAALGHTEGNIIVVNNDINSVQDLKGKSFAIPHKQSTQKILVDLMLERAGLSEKDVQIVEMSPPEMPSALSVGQIAGYSVAEPFGSLAIEMGAGKVFEDPDHLWHDNICCALVFNGQFVDEHHDLAKAFTKAYLDAGTYLDEHPEAQKEISLKYMKFKDPVIERSLKVIGFKDLALTEERYNALVHHMTHIDLIKNVPSYSEFVDQTLLP; this is encoded by the coding sequence ATGAAGAAATTTTGGTATCTATTCATTGCTATCGTGCTGTTGATAGTAAGTGGGCTAGCGTATGGTTATCATGAACACAGTAAACCAAAGACCGCCCAAGAATTAAAAACCGTGCGCGTTGCGTATTTACCGATTACGCATGCGCTACCCGTATTTGCTATGAAGGAACTGGAGACAGCAGATGGTCCCGTTCATGTAGAGCTTGTTAAATACGGTTCCTGGCCGGAACTCATGGATGCGCTCAACACCGGTAAAGTAGACGCTGCAGCCGTTCTCGTTGAGCTCGGTGTAAAGGCTCGTGAACAGGGCATAGATGTGCGCGCAGCGGCATTAGGTCATACGGAAGGTAACATTATCGTTGTAAATAACGATATTAACTCTGTACAGGATTTAAAAGGCAAATCCTTTGCTATCCCTCATAAGCAATCAACTCAAAAAATCCTCGTAGACCTCATGCTTGAACGGGCGGGTCTTAGCGAGAAGGACGTACAGATAGTGGAGATGAGTCCTCCCGAAATGCCGTCCGCATTGTCGGTCGGTCAAATCGCTGGATATAGCGTGGCGGAGCCTTTCGGTTCTCTTGCTATAGAAATGGGAGCTGGGAAGGTCTTTGAAGACCCTGATCACTTATGGCATGACAATATTTGCTGCGCCCTCGTATTCAACGGTCAATTCGTCGATGAACACCACGATTTGGCGAAGGCTTTCACAAAAGCTTATCTCGATGCAGGTACATATTTAGACGAGCATCCGGAGGCGCAAAAGGAGATTTCCTTAAAATACATGAAGTTTAAGGATCCTGTTATTGAACGTTCCCTCAAAGTGATTGGGTTTAAAGATTTAGCCCTTACAGAGGAGCGTTACAATGCGCTCGTGCATCACATGACACATATTGATTTAATCAAAAATGTGCCGAGCTATTCAGAGTTTGTAGATCAAACATTGTTACCATAG
- a CDS encoding ArnT family glycosyltransferase, whose amino-acid sequence MKLSRLTPVVFIVWLVFYMFGNNMLPVTDPVESNYALTAKEMVLSGDWLSPQIYGTYWYDKPIMIYWLIALGFKIFGIADWVVRLPSAIFGALSVATMYQSTRTMSGKWALGLIGASVLGTSLMFWTVAHGVITDMVLLYTTLMVMIYSYKGLVEQKPYAMIVAYVFAALGVLTKGPVAIVLPGMILLVFAGINRSWSMVKAIFDWRGILAFCVVCLPWYVYMYSVHGQDFINGFLGLHNVTRATQSEHPEDNVWWYYLAIFLGASMPWTGAVIYGIIDGFKQRHTGFIYNMTWGVGIVLFYTLMATKYPLYTFVSLVPFSAIGALGVMKLIRKGKSRALKWIIMGPTLLLWIAYVAGSFFAPWGFYCLLYVVVAMAILAMFYTWYTKRGYRLVTIIVLGTMVISSIVVMEGLEPFVKQRSNIDVVPVVDSYEGDVYYYNGYSTAVVYYTGHKVIKINGDESRWDDRDKLKKRSAEWQKKYLMEQVSEEEFNKIIESGKPLMLIVPKGEIKHFRQSSIYPHVSESSEAGTSEVYVLNKKTLFK is encoded by the coding sequence ATGAAACTCTCTCGATTAACACCAGTCGTATTTATTGTGTGGCTAGTGTTTTATATGTTTGGCAATAATATGTTGCCTGTTACAGATCCCGTTGAATCTAATTATGCGTTAACGGCAAAGGAAATGGTTCTTTCAGGTGATTGGCTATCTCCGCAGATTTATGGTACTTATTGGTACGATAAACCCATCATGATTTATTGGCTCATTGCTCTTGGCTTTAAAATTTTTGGAATTGCTGATTGGGTGGTGCGCCTACCGAGTGCTATTTTCGGTGCTTTGTCGGTGGCGACCATGTATCAATCTACGCGTACCATGAGCGGTAAGTGGGCACTTGGTCTCATTGGGGCATCCGTTCTAGGCACATCTCTCATGTTCTGGACCGTAGCTCATGGCGTTATTACGGATATGGTGCTCCTTTATACGACATTGATGGTCATGATTTACTCCTACAAGGGACTGGTGGAACAGAAACCGTATGCCATGATTGTGGCCTATGTATTCGCTGCGTTAGGCGTACTCACTAAAGGTCCGGTAGCCATTGTGTTGCCTGGTATGATTCTACTTGTTTTTGCAGGTATTAATCGTTCTTGGTCTATGGTGAAAGCCATCTTCGATTGGCGTGGCATTTTAGCCTTTTGTGTAGTTTGTTTGCCGTGGTATGTATACATGTATAGTGTTCATGGTCAAGACTTTATCAATGGCTTCTTAGGACTTCACAATGTAACGCGTGCTACTCAGTCGGAACATCCAGAAGATAATGTGTGGTGGTATTATCTCGCTATCTTCCTTGGTGCTTCTATGCCGTGGACGGGTGCTGTTATTTACGGTATAATCGATGGCTTTAAACAACGTCATACAGGGTTTATCTATAATATGACTTGGGGTGTTGGAATTGTGCTATTCTACACCTTGATGGCAACAAAATACCCTCTATATACCTTTGTTAGCTTAGTCCCATTTAGTGCTATCGGTGCTTTGGGCGTTATGAAGCTTATTCGCAAAGGCAAATCTAGAGCCTTAAAATGGATTATTATGGGGCCGACGTTGCTTTTGTGGATTGCTTATGTAGCAGGTTCTTTCTTCGCACCATGGGGTTTTTATTGTTTGCTCTATGTCGTGGTTGCTATGGCAATATTGGCTATGTTCTATACATGGTATACGAAAAGAGGATATCGTTTAGTTACAATTATTGTCCTTGGTACGATGGTTATATCTTCTATAGTTGTTATGGAAGGTTTAGAGCCATTCGTTAAGCAACGTAGTAATATTGATGTTGTTCCAGTAGTGGATTCCTATGAAGGGGATGTCTATTACTATAACGGCTATAGTACGGCTGTTGTGTATTATACGGGCCATAAGGTTATCAAGATTAATGGTGATGAAAGCCGCTGGGATGATCGAGATAAATTAAAAAAACGTAGCGCTGAATGGCAGAAGAAATATCTTATGGAACAAGTAAGTGAAGAGGAATTTAACAAGATTATCGAATCTGGTAAGCCACTTATGTTAATCGTTCCTAAAGGGGAAATTAAGCATTTCCGTCAGTCCTCCATTTATCCACATGTGTCTGAGTCTAGTGAAGCAGGTACATCTGAAGTTTACGTACTAAATAAAAAGACTCTATTCAAATAA
- a CDS encoding DedA family protein — MEYIISFMETYGYTAMFIAMVLENANVPIPSEIVLGFAGYLIAQGIFDMHTTMVVGILAGIVGSIVSYWMGEHGGRPLLLKYGKYIFFNEHKFELAEKMFNKYGGVAVFFGRLLPGVRTFISFPAGMARYPMWHFIIWTVLGTIPWTILLVYLGKVLGENWQDLIEYNHEFLIVMIVVFVIIAVVLGFRYYRNRR, encoded by the coding sequence GTGGAATATATTATTTCGTTTATGGAAACATATGGCTATACGGCCATGTTTATTGCAATGGTTCTAGAAAATGCTAACGTGCCTATTCCAAGTGAAATCGTACTTGGTTTTGCGGGGTATTTGATAGCTCAAGGCATATTTGATATGCATACAACAATGGTGGTAGGTATCTTAGCAGGTATTGTTGGTTCTATAGTATCCTACTGGATGGGTGAGCATGGTGGGCGCCCTTTATTATTGAAATATGGTAAATATATATTCTTTAATGAACATAAATTTGAACTGGCAGAAAAGATGTTTAATAAATATGGCGGTGTAGCTGTATTTTTTGGTCGACTTTTACCTGGTGTTCGTACCTTTATCTCCTTCCCTGCAGGAATGGCACGCTATCCCATGTGGCATTTCATCATCTGGACGGTACTCGGTACGATTCCTTGGACGATTTTGCTCGTTTACTTAGGCAAGGTACTTGGTGAAAATTGGCAAGACCTTATCGAGTACAATCATGAGTTCTTGATTGTTATGATCGTTGTATTTGTCATTATAGCTGTAGTACTGGGCTTTAGATACTATCGTAATCGTCGATAA
- a CDS encoding ABC transporter ATP-binding protein: protein MSVLTVDNITVGYGKRLILENQSIVFDKSEIISIIGPNGSGKSTFLKALARLIKIKQGTISLDEKSLHSWNTKELARHIALLPQITTAPAGMLVEQLVRSGRNPYVSIFKELSDADLAAVEQAMKCTDVWKYRYRQIGELSGGERQRVWLSLSLAQEPNILLLDEPTTYLDSRHQIELMELVKRTQRERNIMVVMVLHDLNLALRYSDRIIALKEGAIVGDGTPHMMMTPENLADWFGIKADILQSPRSEETCPICVPYGLA, encoded by the coding sequence ATGAGTGTGTTAACAGTCGATAATATAACGGTAGGCTATGGAAAACGATTGATACTGGAGAATCAATCTATCGTCTTTGATAAATCGGAAATAATATCTATCATTGGTCCAAATGGTTCGGGAAAATCAACGTTTTTGAAAGCTTTGGCGCGACTTATCAAGATAAAACAAGGCACCATATCGCTGGATGAAAAATCTTTACATTCGTGGAATACGAAGGAATTAGCGCGCCATATAGCTTTGTTACCGCAAATTACGACCGCCCCTGCAGGAATGTTAGTTGAGCAATTGGTTCGATCCGGACGAAATCCGTATGTATCGATTTTTAAGGAACTATCTGATGCGGATTTAGCTGCTGTGGAGCAGGCGATGAAATGCACAGATGTATGGAAATATCGGTATCGGCAAATAGGGGAACTATCCGGAGGTGAACGGCAACGCGTATGGCTTTCATTAAGTTTGGCGCAAGAACCGAATATTCTACTCCTCGATGAACCGACTACTTATCTTGACAGTCGTCATCAAATTGAGTTGATGGAGCTAGTTAAACGCACACAGCGGGAACGAAATATTATGGTCGTTATGGTGCTCCATGATTTGAATCTAGCTTTGCGCTATAGTGACCGCATTATTGCCCTTAAAGAGGGAGCTATTGTAGGTGATGGAACTCCGCATATGATGATGACCCCAGAGAATTTAGCAGACTGGTTCGGTATTAAAGCGGATATTTTACAAAGTCCTCGCAGTGAAGAAACATGTCCTATATGTGTACCATATGGTCTTGCTTAA
- a CDS encoding FecCD family ABC transporter permease, whose amino-acid sequence MDNLINVQERRGLRVFVAALILLIAGVLLSMKLGAVPLTWSELYQIIMGGDTSKIGQIIMTIRLPRVVVGFLAGMNLALAGVILQGILRNPLADPGIIGITSGGALAAMIIMILMPTYVMLVPIGAFIGALVASFLVYGISWQGGLNPLRLILAGVAVAAFFGGFNTILSVFYPDRVQGTVSWMAGGFVGRSWDDVMMIWPYTAMGIIGSMISIRWLTLLSLGDDTARTLGVHVERCRLSLLVLASLLAASAVSVSGMLGFVGLIVPHVARLIVGVDYRYLIPTSMVFGGILIVYADTLARMMIAPGEIPVGVLMSFLGAPFFLYLLKGVGRR is encoded by the coding sequence ATGGACAATCTCATTAATGTGCAGGAACGTCGTGGCTTACGCGTTTTTGTGGCTGCGCTGATTCTGTTAATAGCAGGTGTGTTACTGAGTATGAAATTGGGCGCCGTTCCATTAACTTGGAGCGAATTATACCAAATCATAATGGGTGGCGATACATCAAAAATTGGTCAAATTATCATGACTATACGCTTACCACGTGTTGTAGTGGGATTTTTAGCGGGCATGAATCTTGCCTTAGCTGGCGTGATTTTACAAGGCATCTTGCGAAATCCTTTGGCGGATCCCGGCATTATCGGTATTACCTCTGGCGGTGCTTTGGCGGCTATGATCATCATGATTCTCATGCCTACTTACGTTATGCTTGTTCCTATTGGTGCTTTTATTGGTGCGTTGGTGGCATCGTTTTTGGTTTACGGTATTTCTTGGCAAGGTGGACTTAATCCGTTGCGCCTTATCTTAGCCGGTGTGGCTGTAGCGGCTTTCTTCGGCGGGTTTAATACGATTTTGTCCGTGTTTTATCCGGATCGTGTTCAAGGAACGGTGAGCTGGATGGCAGGTGGTTTTGTAGGGCGCAGCTGGGACGATGTGATGATGATCTGGCCTTATACGGCTATGGGCATTATTGGATCTATGATATCTATCAGATGGCTTACATTGCTCAGTTTAGGTGATGACACGGCACGTACCTTGGGGGTACATGTTGAAAGATGTCGATTGTCATTGCTCGTATTAGCCTCTTTGCTAGCCGCATCAGCGGTGAGTGTGTCGGGGATGTTGGGATTTGTAGGCCTTATAGTGCCTCATGTGGCGCGCCTCATCGTAGGTGTAGATTATCGTTATTTGATTCCTACGTCTATGGTCTTTGGTGGCATATTAATTGTTTATGCAGATACATTGGCGCGCATGATGATTGCGCCTGGTGAAATTCCTGTAGGCGTACTGATGAGCTTCTTGGGTGCTCCATTCTTCTTGTATCTATTGAAAGGGGTGGGGCGAAGATGA
- a CDS encoding ABC transporter substrate-binding protein, which produces MAVVGAFTTVISFEGKREVFSEAGAIQIEDDTKQIVSLPSVASRVVSISSADSELLIALGVSPVGVVNSRELPAEVQAKIAQYPNMNSAVSPSIERIIMSDPNLVIGIAMPFQTALRKAFNENHIPSFYHLSSNYDDIMDHIRHVGAMTGHDREAAALVQKYNDILTEIIQRHKDESAPRVLIVFGTPTSYQLASSKTYVGDIFQRLGAKNVADVYLPQDVSENALDGYIPLNLETMAVLDCDKVILINHGSSGEKDIAAFKKAFKTPAWQNVPAIANGNIEVLPGPLFASVPTARMDQVLLYAEKVLYGQSH; this is translated from the coding sequence GTGGCCGTTGTGGGAGCTTTCACTACGGTTATAAGTTTTGAAGGCAAGCGAGAGGTATTCAGCGAGGCAGGTGCTATTCAGATTGAAGATGATACGAAGCAAATTGTGTCGTTGCCGAGTGTGGCAAGTCGAGTAGTATCTATTTCTTCGGCAGATAGCGAATTACTCATCGCTTTAGGTGTTAGCCCGGTAGGCGTAGTAAATTCAAGGGAGTTACCGGCAGAGGTGCAGGCTAAAATTGCACAGTATCCAAATATGAATAGTGCTGTATCTCCAAGTATTGAACGAATTATTATGTCCGATCCGAATCTCGTTATCGGCATTGCCATGCCGTTTCAAACGGCGTTGCGCAAAGCATTTAATGAGAATCATATTCCTAGCTTTTACCATCTATCCTCCAATTATGATGACATCATGGACCATATTCGGCATGTGGGCGCTATGACTGGTCATGATAGGGAGGCGGCTGCATTGGTCCAGAAATATAATGATATCCTAACAGAAATCATACAGCGGCATAAAGATGAGTCTGCGCCGCGTGTTCTCATCGTTTTTGGGACGCCTACGAGTTATCAACTAGCCTCCAGTAAAACATATGTGGGAGATATTTTCCAAAGATTAGGAGCAAAAAATGTGGCTGATGTATATTTGCCACAAGATGTATCGGAGAATGCTTTGGATGGATATATTCCGCTTAATCTGGAGACGATGGCCGTTCTTGATTGTGACAAGGTTATCTTGATTAATCATGGCAGTAGCGGTGAGAAAGATATAGCAGCTTTTAAAAAGGCTTTTAAAACGCCGGCATGGCAGAATGTACCTGCTATTGCTAATGGGAATATAGAGGTCTTGCCGGGTCCGTTGTTTGCGTCGGTGCCGACCGCCCGAATGGATCAAGTGTTATTATATGCGGAAAAGGTGTTATATGGACAATCTCATTAA
- a CDS encoding TonB-dependent receptor plug domain-containing protein, with amino-acid sequence MKKSWAALLCVVCLTSVAGVVGAENNSSTSVDSVNESQNTVSDEQSRRMKDITVTATRTEALVRDVPIATTIISQEEIKDRQYRNLEQALQSVPGVAFSTDAHGGQNITMRGAESRHTLILIDGRRVTGELTKTRANAMGWLRQGMDNVERIEITRGPSSALYGSEANGGVINIITKQSRKPSVEVNTEISRRDASSATGYNFNVLARSGQKGKWNGSIGAGIRRNIAGNNDSGSDNNYHGDRIPLHFDVSYQAGKRDKFSFFIDRETEDLDMNTKKGSALTQSVDKNTTTTSTGLRWNGRRGRSSLMVQSYYNHYKDTYDQYKRTGGIKKLSIWDEYYNKEWITDAQVNTAIDKKNLLTYGVQFRRQEAISTRINNGSIAWSRTREGITDTAGKATINYGSYFVQHQWKPSRKWVIIPAVRYDTSNAFDSHWSPKIGVTYKANDSLRFKMNYGAGYSTPGMTEMYHHWLMASNVPRGRLGAFDIYLQGNPNLKPESSYNFDFSVEKDWKRTNVKASYFHNVIKNYIESGANRIDMANRRIYVSYSNLPRAVLQGVELSVNHRLNDKWDVFGNYTYLDAKNDVTHDRLLNRGRHVFSGGVNYHQGRWTGAFWGNYYINYLDGIDAIVVNPRLSIPKKKNIQTWNIMVTRQLNDNASMYVGVENIFGEKQDLRDIHGATYRMGLNLRM; translated from the coding sequence ATGAAAAAGTCATGGGCAGCACTATTGTGTGTTGTATGTCTAACGTCTGTTGCAGGTGTGGTAGGTGCAGAAAATAATAGTTCTACAAGTGTAGATAGTGTGAATGAATCTCAAAATACTGTGAGTGATGAGCAGTCAAGACGCATGAAAGATATTACGGTTACGGCTACTCGTACGGAGGCATTAGTTCGCGATGTGCCAATCGCGACAACGATTATTTCACAAGAGGAAATTAAAGATCGCCAATATCGTAATTTAGAGCAAGCCTTACAAAGTGTGCCAGGCGTTGCTTTCAGCACCGATGCCCACGGTGGACAAAATATTACGATGCGTGGTGCCGAATCTCGTCATACATTAATTCTTATTGATGGACGACGTGTTACGGGAGAATTGACGAAAACGAGAGCTAACGCCATGGGCTGGCTTCGCCAAGGCATGGATAATGTGGAACGCATCGAAATAACTCGTGGACCGTCGAGTGCCCTTTATGGTTCTGAGGCGAATGGTGGGGTTATTAATATTATTACAAAGCAATCTAGAAAGCCAAGTGTAGAGGTTAATACTGAAATTTCTCGTCGTGATGCATCGAGTGCGACAGGATATAACTTCAATGTATTGGCTCGTAGTGGGCAAAAAGGAAAGTGGAACGGATCGATTGGTGCAGGTATTCGCAGGAATATAGCGGGTAATAATGATTCTGGCTCGGATAATAATTATCATGGTGACCGAATACCGCTTCATTTTGACGTATCTTATCAAGCGGGAAAAAGGGATAAATTTTCCTTCTTTATAGATCGAGAAACTGAAGACTTGGATATGAATACGAAAAAGGGTAGCGCATTAACTCAATCGGTTGATAAAAATACGACTACTACAAGCACAGGTCTTCGTTGGAATGGCCGTCGCGGTCGGTCATCGCTTATGGTGCAGTCTTACTACAATCATTACAAAGACACTTATGATCAATATAAGCGCACGGGTGGCATAAAAAAACTATCCATTTGGGATGAATATTATAATAAAGAATGGATTACAGACGCACAGGTTAACACGGCAATTGATAAGAAGAATCTCTTGACGTATGGCGTTCAATTCCGTCGTCAAGAAGCGATTAGTACGCGTATTAATAATGGCTCCATAGCATGGTCAAGAACTCGAGAAGGTATTACAGATACCGCGGGTAAGGCAACCATTAATTACGGTAGTTACTTTGTGCAACATCAATGGAAACCTAGTCGTAAATGGGTAATTATTCCTGCTGTTCGCTACGATACGTCAAATGCATTTGATAGCCATTGGTCGCCTAAGATTGGTGTTACCTATAAAGCAAATGATAGTCTTCGCTTTAAAATGAATTATGGTGCAGGCTATTCCACACCTGGTATGACGGAAATGTATCATCATTGGCTTATGGCATCTAATGTGCCGAGAGGACGATTAGGAGCTTTCGATATATATTTGCAAGGTAATCCTAATTTGAAACCTGAAAGCTCATATAACTTTGATTTCTCTGTAGAAAAAGATTGGAAACGGACAAATGTTAAGGCGTCCTATTTCCACAATGTTATTAAAAATTATATTGAAAGCGGTGCTAATCGTATTGATATGGCAAATCGCCGAATTTATGTTTCGTATTCCAATTTACCTCGTGCTGTATTGCAAGGTGTGGAATTATCTGTAAATCATAGACTCAATGATAAATGGGATGTATTCGGCAATTATACATATTTGGATGCGAAAAATGACGTGACCCACGACCGTCTGTTAAACCGTGGTCGCCATGTATTCAGTGGTGGTGTTAATTATCATCAAGGTCGTTGGACTGGTGCGTTCTGGGGTAATTATTACATTAACTACCTTGATGGCATTGATGCTATTGTTGTTAACCCACGTCTCAGCATCCCGAAAAAGAAAAACATTCAAACATGGAACATCATGGTGACTCGTCAGTTGAATGACAATGCATCCATGTATGTAGGGGTTGAAAATATATTTGGTGAAAAACAAGACTTACGAGATATTCATGGCGCCACTTACCGCATGGGCCTTAACCTGCGTATGTAA
- a CDS encoding cell envelope integrity protein TolA — MLKKYVDVWKYPHMTYKKAFVIATIISIIMVGVAFISFSDYIESQMIGSLQINFLTEQEAEKQVEEIKEQIKEEKVHELQYQKELENNKVQPDNGGAGHGGQNGNSAVPTKSDVSPSSQQARAGETGTIKQSSVGSNTGSGLVGPEGPGIGYASTGSGEGLSDREGTGGTEADVGGGGVFSYDGYWSNLQSAINSNYPTDAYTMGIQGDVTLRIYFAPGGSVASVEILNSDDPMLSEHAREYAYSVGGAENSTGTQQYADITIHYNL; from the coding sequence ATGCTGAAAAAATATGTAGATGTGTGGAAATATCCACATATGACCTATAAAAAAGCCTTTGTTATTGCCACTATTATCAGTATTATTATGGTTGGTGTTGCTTTTATTTCCTTTTCTGATTACATCGAATCTCAAATGATCGGATCTTTGCAAATTAATTTTCTAACGGAACAGGAAGCGGAGAAACAAGTAGAAGAAATTAAAGAGCAGATTAAAGAAGAGAAGGTTCATGAACTTCAATACCAAAAAGAATTGGAAAATAATAAAGTTCAACCTGATAACGGTGGAGCCGGTCACGGAGGACAAAATGGGAACTCTGCTGTTCCTACAAAAAGTGATGTAAGTCCGTCCAGTCAACAAGCGCGTGCTGGTGAAACAGGTACTATTAAACAATCTTCTGTCGGTAGCAATACGGGGAGTGGACTTGTCGGGCCTGAAGGTCCTGGAATTGGGTATGCATCAACAGGAAGTGGAGAAGGGCTTAGCGATCGTGAAGGTACCGGAGGCACTGAAGCAGATGTCGGCGGTGGCGGCGTATTTAGCTATGATGGGTATTGGAGTAATTTACAAAGTGCAATTAATAGTAATTACCCTACAGATGCATACACTATGGGGATTCAAGGTGATGTGACACTAAGGATTTATTTTGCCCCAGGTGGTAGTGTTGCCAGTGTGGAAATTCTTAATTCTGATGACCCTATGTTATCAGAACATGCTAGGGAATATGCTTATAGTGTGGGCGGTGCTGAAAATTCTACAGGTACACAACAATATGCAGATATCACAATTCACTATAATTTATAA